TGGCGCGCAAATACGGCAAGGAGAATTTTGGCGGGAGCAAATATGAGGTGATCACCGCCTTTCGCTCATTTCACGGTCGAACCTTTACGACTTTAGCGGCTACGGGTCAACCCGATAAACAAAGACCCTTTAAACCCTTGCCCCCAGGTTTCAAGCATGTGCCCCTAAATGATTTAGATGCTCTAAAGGGTTGCCTAACCGAGAATACCTGTGCGGTAATGCTCGAACTCATCCAGGGGGAAGGCGGAGTATATGAGTGCGAGATGGGGTACATCAAAGGTGTGAGGGAACTCTGTAATCGGGAGAATCTCCTGCTCATTCTGGATGAAGTTCAAACTGGTATGGGTCGTACGGGAAAGATGTTTGCCTATGAGCATTATGATATCGAGCCGGATATCATGACTTTAGCAAAGGGTTTGGGAGGCGGACTACCCATTGGTGCTTTCATCGCCCGGGAGGAAGTAGCTCGATTCTTTAAACCCGGTGATCATGGATCAACATTCGGTGGTGGACCTCTTGCTACTTTGGCGGCAGTGGCCGCATTGAAGGTCCTAAGAGAGGAGGGATTGGTGGATAATTGTGCTACCTTGGGAAGTTATTTTAAACAGGAGCTTGAAAAACTGAAGGAGAGAAGACCTATAATTAAGGAAGTGAGGGGGAAAGGATTGATGATTGGGGTCGAACTCCACAGGGACCTGCCTGCCGGCAGGCAGGGTATTGCTCGGGATATTGTACTGAATTTTTTTCATCGCGGGGTGATTACAGATAATATCGGAGATAACATCGTTCGATTTCTCCCCCCACTTT
The genomic region above belongs to Actinomycetota bacterium and contains:
- a CDS encoding acetylornithine transaminase, with amino-acid sequence MSVDEYITKESKYLMNTYSRLPVVFSRGRGSRLWDIEGKEYLDFLGGLGVANIGHCHPAVVKAVREQMEKLVHVSNLYYTIPQIELAEMLVGISFGDKCFFCNSGAEANEGALKLARKYGKENFGGSKYEVITAFRSFHGRTFTTLAATGQPDKQRPFKPLPPGFKHVPLNDLDALKGCLTENTCAVMLELIQGEGGVYECEMGYIKGVRELCNRENLLLILDEVQTGMGRTGKMFAYEHYDIEPDIMTLAKGLGGGLPIGAFIAREEVARFFKPGDHGSTFGGGPLATLAAVAALKVLREEGLVDNCATLGSYFKQELEKLKERRPIIKEVRGKGLMIGVELHRDLPAGRQGIARDIVLNFFHRGVITDNIGDNIVRFLPPLCITKEEIETVLGIFGEVLDEWKDRLLGEWIDG